In Pleomorphomonas sp. T1.2MG-36, a single window of DNA contains:
- the purC gene encoding phosphoribosylaminoimidazolesuccinocarboxamide synthase produces MDFINRPRYIPMNRRRRIYEGKAKILYEGPEPGTLIQHFKDDATAFNAKKHEIIDGKGVLNNRISEYLFTHLNNMGIPTHFIRRLNMREQLIREVEIIPLEVVVRNVAAGSIATRLGIEEGTQLPRSIIEFYFKSDELKDPMVSEEHITAFGWASPQEIDDIMALAIRVNDFLAGLFLGVGIRLVDFKMECGRLWEGDMMRIVVADEISPDSCRLWDIATGDRLDKDRFRKDMGGLVESYTEVARRLGILNESEQTRPSGPTLVK; encoded by the coding sequence ATGGATTTCATCAACAGACCACGGTATATCCCCATGAACCGCCGCCGGCGTATCTACGAAGGTAAGGCCAAGATCCTGTACGAAGGTCCCGAGCCGGGTACGTTGATTCAACACTTCAAGGACGACGCTACGGCGTTCAATGCCAAGAAGCACGAAATCATCGACGGCAAGGGTGTTCTGAACAACCGGATTTCGGAATATCTCTTCACCCATCTCAACAACATGGGCATTCCCACCCATTTCATCCGTCGGCTCAACATGCGCGAGCAGTTGATCCGCGAGGTGGAGATCATTCCGCTTGAGGTGGTGGTGCGCAACGTCGCGGCGGGCTCGATCGCCACGCGACTCGGGATCGAAGAGGGCACGCAGCTGCCGCGTTCGATCATCGAGTTCTATTTCAAGAGCGACGAGCTCAAGGACCCGATGGTCTCCGAAGAGCACATCACCGCCTTCGGCTGGGCCTCGCCGCAGGAAATCGACGACATCATGGCGCTGGCCATCCGCGTCAACGACTTCCTGGCCGGTCTGTTCCTCGGCGTCGGCATCCGTCTCGTCGACTTCAAGATGGAATGCGGCCGCCTCTGGGAAGGCGACATGATGCGCATCGTCGTTGCCGACGAGATCAGCCCCGACAGCTGCCGCCTGTGGGACATCGCCACCGGAGATCGCCTCGACAAGGATCGCTTCCGCAAGGACATGGGCGGTCTCGTCGAGAGCTACACCGAAGTCGCCCGCCGCCTCGGCATCCTCAACGAGTCCGAGCAGACGCGCCCGTCCGGCCCGACGCTGGTGAAATGA
- the purB gene encoding adenylosuccinate lyase: MIPRYARPEMTAIWSQETKFRIWFEIEAHATDALAAIGVVPKDAAKTIWEKGGAATFDVDRIDEIERVTKHDVIAFLTHLAEFVGPDSRFVHQGLTSSDVLDTCFNIQLKRAADLLIADVDALLAALKRRAKEHKRTVCIGRSHGIHAEPVTFGLKMAEAYAEFDRCRARLVAAREEISTCAISGAVGTFANIDPRVEIHVAEALGLRPEPVSTQVIPRDRHAMFFATLGVVASSIERLAIEIRHLQRTEVLEAEEYFSPGQKGSSAMPHKRNPVLTENLTGLARVVRAAVTPALENVALWHERDISHSSVERYIGPDATITLDFALARLTSVVDKLLVYPERMVANMDRLGGLVHSQRILLALTQAGVSREDAYRLVQRNAMKVWESYHHGGSSNVDFLTELLKDSEVRAALSEEEIRDKFDLDYHLKHVETIFARVFGE, translated from the coding sequence ATGATCCCGCGCTACGCCCGCCCCGAGATGACCGCCATCTGGAGCCAGGAAACCAAGTTCCGTATCTGGTTCGAGATCGAGGCTCATGCCACCGACGCTCTCGCCGCCATCGGCGTGGTGCCGAAGGACGCGGCCAAGACCATCTGGGAAAAGGGCGGCGCGGCGACATTCGACGTCGACCGCATCGACGAAATCGAGCGTGTCACCAAGCACGACGTCATCGCCTTTCTCACCCATCTCGCCGAGTTCGTCGGGCCCGACAGCCGCTTCGTCCATCAGGGCCTGACCTCGTCGGACGTGCTCGACACCTGCTTCAACATTCAGCTGAAGCGCGCCGCCGATCTGCTGATCGCCGATGTCGATGCGCTGCTCGCCGCGCTGAAGCGCCGCGCCAAGGAACACAAGCGCACCGTCTGCATCGGCCGCAGCCACGGCATCCACGCCGAGCCGGTCACCTTCGGCCTCAAGATGGCTGAGGCCTACGCCGAGTTCGACCGCTGCCGCGCCCGCCTCGTCGCCGCCCGCGAGGAGATTTCCACCTGCGCCATTTCCGGCGCCGTCGGCACCTTCGCCAATATCGATCCGCGCGTCGAGATTCACGTCGCCGAGGCCCTTGGCCTGCGTCCCGAGCCGGTGTCGACACAGGTCATCCCGCGCGACCGCCACGCCATGTTCTTTGCGACGCTGGGCGTCGTCGCCTCGTCGATCGAGCGCCTCGCCATCGAGATCCGCCACCTGCAGCGGACCGAGGTGCTGGAAGCCGAGGAGTATTTCTCGCCCGGCCAGAAGGGCTCGTCGGCCATGCCGCACAAGCGCAACCCGGTGCTGACCGAGAACCTCACGGGCCTTGCCCGCGTCGTCCGCGCCGCCGTGACGCCCGCGCTGGAGAACGTCGCCCTCTGGCACGAGCGCGACATTTCCCACTCCTCGGTCGAGCGCTACATCGGCCCGGATGCCACCATCACGCTCGACTTCGCCCTCGCCCGCCTTACCAGCGTCGTCGACAAGCTCCTGGTCTATCCGGAACGGATGGTCGCCAACATGGACCGCCTCGGCGGCCTCGTGCATTCCCAGCGCATCCTGCTGGCGCTGACGCAAGCCGGCGTGTCGCGCGAGGATGCCTACCGCCTCGTCCAGCGCAACGCCATGAAGGTCTGGGAAAGCTACCACCACGGCGGCAGCTCCAACGTCGACTTCCTCACGGAACTCCTGAAGGACTCGGAAGTGCGCGCCGCGCTCTCCGAGGAGGAGATCCGCGACAAGTTCGACCTCGACTATCACTTGAAGCACGTCGAAACGATCTTCGCCCGCGTGTTCGGCGAGTAA
- a CDS encoding DUF1476 domain-containing protein, producing the protein MAVFDNREKAFEIKFALDEELRFRATARRNKLIGLWAAGKLGMGEPEAADYARSVVFADLTRVGGRDISAKLAADLADAGVPVTDDEIQTAMRDFMTRAELEIRTEA; encoded by the coding sequence ATCGCAGTCTTCGACAACCGCGAAAAAGCCTTCGAGATCAAGTTCGCTCTCGATGAGGAGCTGAGGTTCCGCGCCACGGCGCGGCGCAACAAGCTCATCGGGCTGTGGGCGGCGGGCAAATTGGGGATGGGCGAGCCGGAGGCGGCCGACTATGCTCGCTCGGTCGTCTTTGCGGATCTCACTCGGGTCGGTGGTCGCGACATCTCCGCCAAGCTGGCGGCCGACCTTGCCGATGCCGGCGTTCCCGTGACGGATGACGAGATACAGACGGCGATGCGCGATTTCATGACGCGCGCCGAACTCGAGATCAGGACCGAAGCCTGA
- the purS gene encoding phosphoribosylformylglycinamidine synthase subunit PurS, producing the protein MKVRVTITLKAGVLDPQGKAIEGALRGLGFAGIDGARQGKIVDLALAETDPDKARATVADMCEKLLANTVIENYDIAVLG; encoded by the coding sequence ATGAAAGTGCGCGTCACCATCACCCTCAAGGCGGGCGTTCTCGACCCGCAGGGCAAGGCGATCGAGGGCGCGTTGCGCGGCCTCGGGTTTGCCGGCATCGACGGCGCCCGCCAGGGCAAGATCGTCGATCTGGCCCTGGCCGAGACCGACCCGGACAAGGCTCGCGCCACGGTCGCCGACATGTGCGAGAAGCTGCTCGCCAACACCGTCATCGAGAACTACGACATCGCCGTTCTCGGCTGA
- a CDS encoding phosphoribosylformylglycinamidine synthase-associated small membrane protein, with the protein MTDGSDDTRRIIRFMLIKAAIFIGVPIVAATLAVLFLMP; encoded by the coding sequence ATGACCGACGGCTCCGACGATACGCGCCGGATCATTCGTTTCATGCTGATCAAGGCGGCGATCTTCATCGGCGTTCCCATCGTTGCCGCCACCCTTGCCGTCCTGTTCCTGATGCCCTGA
- a CDS encoding RBBP9/YdeN family alpha/beta hydrolase, translating into MKTSECDILIVPGWNNSGPDHWQSRWEKRLPTARRVAQRDWTKPERDAWVSALGIAVGKASRPVVLVAHSLGVATVIHAAPYVGRKVAAAFLVGLPDVDRLETPEIASFAGLSTDPLPFPSMLIASRDDPYCAFERADEYAAAWGSDFVDAGFAGHINGETGYGPWPEGLTRFAMLLKRVGAPATP; encoded by the coding sequence ATGAAGACCTCAGAATGCGACATCCTCATCGTTCCCGGCTGGAACAACTCCGGCCCCGACCATTGGCAATCCCGCTGGGAAAAGCGCCTGCCGACAGCGCGCCGCGTCGCCCAGCGCGACTGGACCAAGCCCGAGCGCGACGCCTGGGTGTCCGCCCTCGGCATCGCCGTCGGCAAGGCGAGCCGGCCGGTGGTGCTCGTCGCCCACTCGCTCGGCGTCGCCACGGTGATCCATGCCGCCCCCTATGTCGGACGCAAGGTGGCCGCCGCCTTTCTGGTCGGACTGCCCGACGTGGACCGGCTGGAGACTCCGGAGATTGCCAGCTTCGCCGGCCTCTCCACCGATCCCCTGCCCTTCCCGTCGATGCTGATCGCGAGCCGGGACGATCCCTATTGCGCCTTCGAGCGGGCCGACGAGTACGCCGCCGCCTGGGGATCTGATTTCGTCGACGCAGGATTTGCCGGCCACATCAATGGCGAGACCGGCTACGGCCCGTGGCCGGAGGGGCTGACGCGCTTCGCGATGCTCCTGAAGCGGGTCGGCGCGCCCGCGACGCCCTGA
- a CDS encoding flavin reductase: protein MATDSTAGRDISGQESATDALQPATGEAFRNAIARLPSGVNIVTTAGPAGKAGFTATAVASVSDDPPTILVCLNRKSPQNRLMQENAQFSVNLLPKDAVTLANIFAGRTGLHLDDRFKHGDWTALSTGSPILTDAIMALDCRLLSFQDVGSHTVYFGTVVATLTKPRDSTGAKEVLIYHDRHYGEA from the coding sequence ATGGCCACCGACAGCACAGCCGGTCGCGACATTTCTGGGCAGGAAAGCGCCACGGACGCCCTGCAGCCAGCCACCGGCGAGGCATTCCGCAATGCCATTGCGCGCCTGCCGTCGGGCGTCAACATCGTGACCACCGCAGGACCGGCCGGAAAGGCCGGTTTTACGGCCACCGCCGTCGCGTCCGTGTCCGACGATCCGCCAACCATTCTGGTCTGCCTCAACCGCAAGAGCCCTCAGAACAGGCTGATGCAGGAGAATGCCCAGTTCTCGGTCAATCTGCTACCTAAAGATGCAGTGACACTGGCCAACATTTTTGCCGGCCGAACCGGCCTTCACCTAGACGATCGATTCAAGCACGGCGACTGGACCGCGCTTTCCACCGGCTCGCCCATCCTGACGGACGCCATCATGGCGCTCGATTGCCGCCTCCTGTCGTTCCAGGACGTCGGCTCGCATACCGTCTACTTCGGCACGGTGGTCGCCACATTGACCAAGCCGCGCGATTCCACCGGCGCCAAGGAAGTGCTGATCTACCACGACCGGCATTACGGCGAAGCCTGA
- a CDS encoding HpcH/HpaI aldolase family protein has product MMERPSLRAALAGARPLRVGWSCLPDPLAAETMARAGFEAVLIDLQHGVIDMGVAPAMLAAIRAAGDYALARIPVGEYQSASRLLDWGAEMVVAPMIETVEDARAFVSFMKYPPDGQRSYGPARAVQLSGLSADAYRTSANGSTLAVVMIETRSALANLDAILAVPGIDGVFVGPYDLSIALSPDGEPGLDRPDTIAAMERVVRQAKAANKVCGAFGANAALVRRYLGLGFTFATLSTDMDLIAAATKAAIAEVEGS; this is encoded by the coding sequence ATGATGGAACGTCCATCCTTGCGCGCCGCTCTTGCCGGCGCTCGTCCGCTCAGGGTCGGCTGGTCGTGCCTGCCCGATCCGCTGGCCGCCGAGACCATGGCTCGGGCCGGTTTCGAAGCGGTGCTGATCGATCTGCAGCATGGCGTGATCGACATGGGCGTGGCGCCGGCCATGCTCGCCGCCATTCGTGCTGCCGGTGATTACGCGCTGGCGCGCATTCCCGTCGGCGAATACCAGTCGGCTTCGCGACTGCTCGACTGGGGCGCCGAGATGGTCGTGGCGCCGATGATCGAGACGGTGGAGGACGCCCGCGCCTTCGTGTCCTTCATGAAATATCCGCCGGACGGCCAGCGGTCCTACGGGCCGGCCCGTGCCGTTCAACTGTCGGGCCTGTCGGCCGATGCCTATCGGACGTCGGCCAATGGCTCGACGCTCGCCGTGGTGATGATCGAAACGCGGTCGGCGCTCGCCAACCTCGATGCCATCCTGGCGGTGCCGGGCATCGACGGCGTGTTCGTCGGCCCCTACGATCTGTCCATCGCGCTGTCGCCCGATGGCGAGCCGGGGCTCGACCGGCCGGACACGATCGCCGCCATGGAACGCGTGGTGCGGCAGGCCAAGGCCGCCAACAAGGTGTGCGGAGCGTTCGGCGCCAATGCGGCGCTGGTGCGACGCTACCTCGGGCTCGGCTTCACCTTTGCCACGCTGTCGACCGACATGGACCTCATCGCCGCCGCCACCAAGGCGGCGATCGCCGAAGTGGAAGGCAGCTGA
- a CDS encoding SRPBCC family protein gives MTDTIVAAPVRRSVTVRAEPARAFQAFVGNIGRWWPRSHAIGGKPLVDAVLEPKAGGRWYEVSEDGSTCDWGKVLAYEPPGRLVLAWQIDADWRYDPDLITEVEVLFIADGANTRVELEHRNIERFGSKAAAVAEMIGSDGGWPLILGLYAESAAA, from the coding sequence ATGACTGACACGATCGTTGCCGCACCCGTTCGCCGCTCGGTGACCGTCAGGGCGGAGCCGGCACGCGCCTTCCAGGCCTTCGTCGGGAACATCGGCCGCTGGTGGCCGCGGAGTCACGCCATTGGCGGCAAGCCGCTCGTCGATGCCGTGTTGGAACCGAAGGCTGGCGGTCGCTGGTATGAGGTGAGCGAGGATGGGTCGACCTGCGACTGGGGCAAGGTTCTGGCCTACGAGCCGCCGGGGCGTCTCGTTCTTGCCTGGCAGATCGATGCCGACTGGAGGTACGATCCCGATCTCATTACCGAGGTCGAGGTGCTGTTCATCGCCGATGGCGCCAATACCCGCGTCGAGCTTGAGCACCGAAACATCGAGCGCTTCGGATCAAAGGCGGCGGCTGTGGCCGAAATGATCGGCTCCGACGGCGGCTGGCCGCTCATCCTCGGGCTTTATGCGGAGAGCGCCGCGGCCTGA
- a CDS encoding ArsR/SmtB family transcription factor has protein sequence MANMNSALLALADPTRRSVFERVARAPAAVGDIARGLPVSRPAVSQHLKVLKEAGLVLDHADGARRIYRIDPRGLGPLRAWLDQFWGVALDAFAADLEAQAQDEKDDDHD, from the coding sequence ATGGCTAACATGAACTCCGCGCTGCTCGCCCTTGCCGATCCCACCCGTCGTTCGGTGTTCGAGCGCGTTGCTCGGGCTCCCGCCGCGGTCGGCGATATCGCCAGGGGACTGCCGGTATCTCGCCCGGCCGTGTCGCAGCATCTCAAGGTGCTGAAGGAGGCCGGATTGGTGTTGGACCATGCCGATGGCGCACGGCGCATCTATCGCATCGATCCCAGGGGGCTCGGCCCGCTCAGGGCTTGGCTCGATCAGTTCTGGGGCGTGGCTCTCGACGCCTTCGCCGCCGATCTCGAAGCGCAAGCACAGGATGAGAAGGATGACGACCATGACTGA